A window from Citrus sinensis cultivar Valencia sweet orange chromosome 3, DVS_A1.0, whole genome shotgun sequence encodes these proteins:
- the LOC102610360 gene encoding uncharacterized protein LOC102610360 isoform X1: protein MDITPHTGISFSASDAAAINFSLTTHKVHFDSTLVGDYKLLNFTWFEPPAPSQAPLASSPPMKAPTHRASPSLPSSTSNKGKHSNLILLFGIGTGLLITAIISVLIICSCAFRRRNSKASPKETAKPRLLLLLFVLSTVSIGWVNSHEESGKWSCESDSEIRVLAEFKPGLITLDGHADDWEDIDGSEFSLLPALDPHAEHEYKGGKMNVKALHDGHDVYFLLQVDGEYVYSKGENTRCPSIALMFQIGEDATYHNMGGCKEGIGSCTSKTCKGHEVDIMHFSIGSAIPGRLYGGNPVDNSEGNGGDRFGHLVDVYAWTPHCRYLDGMGPSGNDSSAQNDWKGAWWHSSFSVHSGFVEEDSPYASGGQKGTYYFEFSRPLRTMDHIQQDVQFKIGESSKLSVAFWYPVDRNPWHGSGHYTINCDWVPLDISSGSSLLTKSAPGSSGGSTASVFALLLSVVSLCVSVFVGYRVIKPNSVPFTPMENL from the exons ATGGACATTACTCCACATACGGGAATCAGTTTTTCTGCCAGTGATGCTGctgcaataaatttttctcttaccACACATAAGGTTCATTTCGACTCTACATTAGTGGGTGACTACAAGCTCCTTAATTTTACCTGGTTTGAGCCTCCTGCTCCATCTCAGG CTCCTCTTGCTAGTTCACCACCTATGAAAGCACCAACACATCGAGCATCCCCTTCTTTGCCATCCAGTACCTCAAATAAAGGGAAACATTCaaatttgattcttttatttggTATTGGTACTGGCCTACTGATCACTGCCATCATATCTGTGCTTATTATTTGTTCTTGTGCATTCCGTAGAAGGAACAGTAAAGCCTCCCCTAAAGAAACTG CAAAGCCACGACTCTTACTATTGCTTTTCGTTTTAAGTACCGTTTCGATCGGTTGGGTCAACTCGCATGAAGAGTCGGGTAAGTGGAGTTGCGAGTCCGACTCTGAGATCCGAGTCCTGGCCGAGTTTAAGCCTGGACTCATCACACTCGATGGCCACGCCGATGATTGGGAAGACATTGATGGCTCTGAGTTCTCCCTCCTCCCTGCTCTTGACCCTCACGCTGAGCACGAGTACAAAGGCGGAAAAATGAACGTTAAG GCTTTGCATGATGGGCATGATGTATACTTCTTATTGCAAGTGGACGGGGAATATGTGTATTCTAAAGG TGAAAACACCAGATGTCCATCCATTGCGCTCATGTTTCAAATAGGTGAAGATGCCACCTATCACAAT ATGGGTGGTTGTAAAGAAGGAATTGGCTCTTGCACCAGCAAGACTTGCAAAGGTCATGAAGTTGACATTATGCATTTCTCAATTGGAAGTGCTATTCCTGGACGACTCTATGGCGGCAACCCTGTAGATAATAGTGAAGGAAATGGAGGTGACAG ATTTGGTCATCTGGTTGATGTTTACGCTTGGACCCCTCACTGTAGGTACCTTGATGGAATGGGCCCTTCAg GGAATGATTCTAGTGCACAAAATGATTGGAAAGGGGCTTGGTGGCACAGCAGCTTCAGTGTTCATTCAG GTTTCGTGGAAGAGGACAGTCCATATGCATCAGGTGGTCAAAAGGGCACATACTATTTTGAATTCTCAAGGCCTTTGAGAACCATGGATCACATCCAGCAG GATGTGCAGTTTAAAATCGGTGAATCAAGCAAACTGTCTGTTGCATTCTGGTATCCGGTTGACAGGAATCCATGGCATGGATCTGGGCACTATACTATTAACTGCGATTGGGTACCGTTGGATATTTCCTCCGGAAGTTCACTGTTAACTAAGTCAGCCCCAGGTAGCTCAGGTGGTAGTACAGCTAGTGTCTTTGCCCTTCTACTCTCAGTAGTCTCATTGTGTGTTTCTGTTTTTGTGGGGTATCGTGTTATCAAACCAAATAGTGTCCCTTTTACACCTATGGAAAACCTTTAG
- the LOC102610360 gene encoding uncharacterized protein LOC102610360 isoform X2, with protein sequence MDITPHTGISFSASDAAAINFSLTTHKVHFDSTLVGDYKLLNFTWFEPPAPSQAPLASSPPMKAPTHRASPSLPSSTSNKGKHSNLILLFGIGTGLLITAIISVLIICSCAFRRRNSKASPKETAKPRLLLLLFVLSTVSIGWVNSHEESGKWSCESDSEIRVLAEFKPGLITLDGHADDWEDIDGSEFSLLPALDPHAEHEYKGGKMNVKALHDGHDVYFLLQVDGEYVYSKGENTRCPSIALMFQIGEDATYHNMGGCKEGIGSCTSKTCKGHEVDIMHFSIGSAIPGRLYGGNPVDNSEGNGGDRFGHLVDVYAWTPHCRYLDGMGPSGFVEEDSPYASGGQKGTYYFEFSRPLRTMDHIQQDVQFKIGESSKLSVAFWYPVDRNPWHGSGHYTINCDWVPLDISSGSSLLTKSAPGSSGGSTASVFALLLSVVSLCVSVFVGYRVIKPNSVPFTPMENL encoded by the exons ATGGACATTACTCCACATACGGGAATCAGTTTTTCTGCCAGTGATGCTGctgcaataaatttttctcttaccACACATAAGGTTCATTTCGACTCTACATTAGTGGGTGACTACAAGCTCCTTAATTTTACCTGGTTTGAGCCTCCTGCTCCATCTCAGG CTCCTCTTGCTAGTTCACCACCTATGAAAGCACCAACACATCGAGCATCCCCTTCTTTGCCATCCAGTACCTCAAATAAAGGGAAACATTCaaatttgattcttttatttggTATTGGTACTGGCCTACTGATCACTGCCATCATATCTGTGCTTATTATTTGTTCTTGTGCATTCCGTAGAAGGAACAGTAAAGCCTCCCCTAAAGAAACTG CAAAGCCACGACTCTTACTATTGCTTTTCGTTTTAAGTACCGTTTCGATCGGTTGGGTCAACTCGCATGAAGAGTCGGGTAAGTGGAGTTGCGAGTCCGACTCTGAGATCCGAGTCCTGGCCGAGTTTAAGCCTGGACTCATCACACTCGATGGCCACGCCGATGATTGGGAAGACATTGATGGCTCTGAGTTCTCCCTCCTCCCTGCTCTTGACCCTCACGCTGAGCACGAGTACAAAGGCGGAAAAATGAACGTTAAG GCTTTGCATGATGGGCATGATGTATACTTCTTATTGCAAGTGGACGGGGAATATGTGTATTCTAAAGG TGAAAACACCAGATGTCCATCCATTGCGCTCATGTTTCAAATAGGTGAAGATGCCACCTATCACAAT ATGGGTGGTTGTAAAGAAGGAATTGGCTCTTGCACCAGCAAGACTTGCAAAGGTCATGAAGTTGACATTATGCATTTCTCAATTGGAAGTGCTATTCCTGGACGACTCTATGGCGGCAACCCTGTAGATAATAGTGAAGGAAATGGAGGTGACAG ATTTGGTCATCTGGTTGATGTTTACGCTTGGACCCCTCACTGTAGGTACCTTGATGGAATGGGCCCTTCAg GTTTCGTGGAAGAGGACAGTCCATATGCATCAGGTGGTCAAAAGGGCACATACTATTTTGAATTCTCAAGGCCTTTGAGAACCATGGATCACATCCAGCAG GATGTGCAGTTTAAAATCGGTGAATCAAGCAAACTGTCTGTTGCATTCTGGTATCCGGTTGACAGGAATCCATGGCATGGATCTGGGCACTATACTATTAACTGCGATTGGGTACCGTTGGATATTTCCTCCGGAAGTTCACTGTTAACTAAGTCAGCCCCAGGTAGCTCAGGTGGTAGTACAGCTAGTGTCTTTGCCCTTCTACTCTCAGTAGTCTCATTGTGTGTTTCTGTTTTTGTGGGGTATCGTGTTATCAAACCAAATAGTGTCCCTTTTACACCTATGGAAAACCTTTAG